GCGGCCTTGGTGAATTCGGACGGCTGCAGGTTGATCGGCCCCACGGAGATCCACCGGTACGCGCCGTTTGCTTTGTGCCCAATGCCGGGAATCCACACACAGAGCAGCAAAAAAACGCAGACGCCGAGAATCGCATAGACGACCTTCGGGCGGTTGATTTTGCTCAAGTCCACTTGAATCAAGCCCAGCATCATCGCCATACCTAGCGCGATGTAGATGGCCTGGCGCGTCAGGTAATACATGGGACCGTTCGGCAACTGCTGGCTGACACTAAACAGTGTCAGCAGCCCCCACGTCGCCAGCGCCAGCACTATCGCCAGCAACATCCGGTCCGGACTCGTTTGCCGTTTGGCTTCGTCGACTGTCATGGCTCCGTCCCCCACGCGCGCATTGCTGCACCGCGTGCCTCGAAATTCTCAAACTGGTCGAAACTGGCCGCTCCGGGTGACAGCAGCACCGCCTGCCCCGGTTGCGCGAGCGCTCTGGCGCGGTCGAGCGCCTCGGTGAACGGCACGACGATCTCCACGCCGGCGCCCGGTAACGCCGCCGCGATCGTTTCCGCCGCTTCACCGTAGGCAATCACCGCGGTCGCCCGCGTCGCGATGGCATCCGCCAACGTCGGCCATTCACCACCCTTATCCCGCCCCCCCAGAATCAAGACGACCGGCCGGTCCACGGCCGCCAAACTCGTGCGGACCGCGCCGGGTGTCGTCGCTTTGGAATCGTTGATATAGACCACGCCGTCGATGACGCCGATCGTCTCCAAACGGTGCGGCAAGCCCGAAAAACGGGCGACGACTTCCTCGATCGCCGCCGCATCCGCGCCCGCCAGCCGCGCCATGAGCGCCGCCGCCTCGAGATTGCGCCTATTGTGCTCGCCGGGTAGTTGGAAGTGATCTAGGTCGATGCTCTCCTCCACGTCCCCGAACTGCAGGATCAATTCGTCGTCCACGCAGAACGCGTTCGCGTCGTATCGGCCGAAGGTCAGCCGCTGCGCCGTCAGGTCCGCCACCCGCGCCGTGAGGCCTTCGTCGCCGACGTTGATCACCGCGAAATCGTCCGCGTGCTGGTGAGTCAGCAAATTCATTTTGGCTGCCGCGTAGGCGTCGAAATCGGCGTAGCGGTTCTGGTGATCTGGCTCCAAATTGAGCACCGCGCCGATCCACGGCCGCAGCGTGTCGATAGTCTCCAACTGGAAGCTCGACAACTCCGCCACGATGATTTCCGGCGGTGTTTCGGCCAGCGCCGCCTCGGCCAGCGGCGTACCCAGATTGCCGCCGATGAACGTGTTTTTGCCGGCCGCTTGCAGCATCCGTCCGCACATGACCGTCACGGTCGACTTGCCCTTGGTGCCGGTGATGCCGAT
The DNA window shown above is from Candidatus Lernaella stagnicola and carries:
- the murD gene encoding UDP-N-acetylmuramoyl-L-alanine--D-glutamate ligase, whose translation is MNLDGRRVLIVGLGASGRAAAELAFRRGAEVAISDSGDNEKLREQAARLGSMVSSIEWGGHSEAMFRWADLVVASPGVPMALPIFKLARENGARVIGEVQLAVDCLDVPLIGITGTKGKSTVTVMCGRMLQAAGKNTFIGGNLGTPLAEAALAETPPEIIVAELSSFQLETIDTLRPWIGAVLNLEPDHQNRYADFDAYAAAKMNLLTHQHADDFAVINVGDEGLTARVADLTAQRLTFGRYDANAFCVDDELILQFGDVEESIDLDHFQLPGEHNRRNLEAAALMARLAGADAAAIEEVVARFSGLPHRLETIGVIDGVVYINDSKATTPGAVRTSLAAVDRPVVLILGGRDKGGEWPTLADAIATRATAVIAYGEAAETIAAALPGAGVEIVVPFTEALDRARALAQPGQAVLLSPGAASFDQFENFEARGAAMRAWGTEP